In Molothrus aeneus isolate 106 chromosome 3, BPBGC_Maene_1.0, whole genome shotgun sequence, a single genomic region encodes these proteins:
- the PLAGL1 gene encoding zinc finger protein PLAGL1 isoform X2 has translation MMFVRLARNQEEQTLVAYQHCGEVYFTTVKSIEPHTELKVWYAADYAKFMEASAVFIKEESDVSPLPPVAKEPVDSWICSSCGSTFATFALLESHQCIHKDRVLPTRFRPPNKLGPVKTKNKLKGKLRGASLGKSITQCFGTISCSSAAKFSCASSGSTCGALVRFIPKWRNGRSSLLKGKEVKQPDSFPCRLCGKIFDSIDKLTVHTYAHKGERPYKCSQHGCTKAFISKYKLLRHSATHSPQKSHQCGYCEKTFHRKDHLKNHLQTHDPNKMAFKCEECGKKYNTKLGYKRHLALHAATSGDLTCRVCAQEFGGTEVLLEHLKSHAGKPTGNMKEKKHKCDHCERHFYTRKDVRRHMVVHTGCKDFLCQFCAQRFGRKDHLTRHTRKTHPQELLKSRLQNGDSVGLLDQLFSYRLKEDASMLSPLPERVPVPNGIVNSSETEEYNCSHLHSQSSLQTALPLESSPHLQRIGCADSIPAVPPTPCSAAVPVNLNLHQPNKYDLSSTSFATGSLKNLPIKVDVKGYNVHLLEDLPLPEPQSLLKISMEEASSGPVGDTNKYPVHKETEAAAETASLPFMDLTHVMGFWQLPPGDNQNTIGDITMAFGSEEPSHRLNGLGQQQGLQLAAGGMAINQLHHLPRSFPSTTNSVTLPHFHHAFK, from the exons ATGATGTTTGTCCGGCTAGCCCGGAACCAAGAAGAACAGACTCTTGTGGCTTATCAGCACTGTGGAGAAGTCTACTTCACAACAGTCAAG TCAATTGAACCCCACACAGAATTGAAAGTATGGTATGCTGCCGATTATGCCAAATTTATGGAAGCTTCTGCAGTCTTCATTAAAGAAGAATCAGATGTCTCTCCTTTGCCTCCAGTAGCA AAAGAGCCTGTAGACTCTTGGATATGCTCCAGCTGTGGAAGCACTtttgcaacttttgctctgctGGAATCTCACCAGTGCATCCATAAGGACCGAGTCCTTCCTACGAGGTTCAGACCACCAAATAAATTGGGacctgtaaaaacaaaaaacaaactcaaagGGAAACTGAGAGGAGCGTCATTAGGCAAAAGCATTACTCAATGCTTTGGGACCATTTCCTGTTCCTCTGCTGCAAAGTTCAGTTGTGCCAGCTCAGGAAGCACTTGTGGTGCTCTTGTAAGGTTTATTCCTAAATGGAGAAATGGTCGGTCTTCACTGctgaagggaaaagaagtgAAGCAGCCAGATAGTTTTCCCTGCCGACTCTGCGGGAAGATTTTTGATTCCATTGACAAGCTCACGGTCCACACTTATGCGCACAAAGGGGAGCGTCCCTACAAGTGTTCACAGCACGGATGCACAAAAGCCttcatttcaaaatataaacTGCTCAG gCACTCGGCCACTCATTCTCCACAGAAATCTCACCAGTGTGGCTACTGTGAAAAGACCTTTCACAGGAAGGACCATCTAAAGAATCACCTTCAGACTCATGACCCCAACAAGATGGCCTTCAAGTGTGAGGAGTGTGGCAAGAAGTACAACACCAAGCTAGGCTACAAGAGGCACTTGGCTCTTCATGCTGCCACCAGCGGGGACCTCACCTGTAGGGTTTGTGCCCAAGAGTTTGGTGGTACTGAGGTTCTGTTGGAACACCTCAAAAGTCATGCAGGGAAGCCGACTGGCaacatgaaggaaaagaaacataaGTGTGACCACTGTGAGCGTCACTTCTATACCCGCAAAGATGTGCGACGTCACATGGTGGTTCACACAGGCTGCAAAGACTTCCTGTGCCAGTTCTGTGCCCAGAGGTTCGGGAGGAAGGACCACTTGACACGCCATACTAGGAAGACTCATCCTCAAGAACTGCTGAAGAGCAGGTTGCAGAATGGTGACTCAGTGGGTCTCCTTGACCAGCTCTTTTCATACAGACTGAAGGAAGATGCCAGCATGCTGTCCCCTCTTCCTGAAAGGGTCCCTGTGCCAAATGGGATTGTGAATAGTTCAGAAACAGAGGAATACAACTGTTCACATCTTCATTCCCAGTCAAGCTTACAAACTGCTCTTCCTCTTGAGTCTTCTCCTCACTTGCAAAGGATTGGCTGTGCAGACAGCATCCCGGCTGTCCCTCCCACACCATGTTCAGCAGCTGTCCCTGTCAACCTGAACCTTCATCAGCCTAACAAATACGACCTTAGTTCTACCTCATTTGCCACAGGATCCCTCAAGAATCTACCGATAAAAGTGGATGTTAAAGGTTACAATGTGCATCTTCTTGAGGACCTGCCGTTACCAGAACCTCAGTCTCTCCTCAAAATCAGTATGGAAGAAGCTTCCTCAGGGCCTGTAGGGGATACTAACAAGTACCCAGTGCACAAAGagacagaggcagcagctgaaacTGCGAGCCTGCCTTTCATGGATCTCACTCATGTGATGGGCTTCTGGCAGCTCCCACCAGGTGACAACCAGAACACTATTGGGGACATCACAATGGCGTTTGGCTCAGAGGAACCATCACACAGGCTGAATGGCCTTGGCCAACAGCAAGGTCTTCAGCTAGCAGCTGGTGGGATGGCCATAAACCAGCTGCACCATCTTCCTCGCTCCTTTCCATCCACTACAAATTCTGTAACATTGCCTCACTTTCACCATGCCTTCAAGTAA
- the PLAGL1 gene encoding zinc finger protein PLAGL1 isoform X1, which translates to MSTDLLWCEDCGKSLIGECKLHGPLIRAKDRVIPSRARLTLPHYLTLRVLELRAGNQQILGVFAKKVIQKRTQFGPYVGQLSTKLTCYDESRLVLQVLKDGGKYFLDTPNEDCGNWMMFVRLARNQEEQTLVAYQHCGEVYFTTVKSIEPHTELKVWYAADYAKFMEASAVFIKEESDVSPLPPVAKEPVDSWICSSCGSTFATFALLESHQCIHKDRVLPTRFRPPNKLGPVKTKNKLKGKLRGASLGKSITQCFGTISCSSAAKFSCASSGSTCGALVRFIPKWRNGRSSLLKGKEVKQPDSFPCRLCGKIFDSIDKLTVHTYAHKGERPYKCSQHGCTKAFISKYKLLRHSATHSPQKSHQCGYCEKTFHRKDHLKNHLQTHDPNKMAFKCEECGKKYNTKLGYKRHLALHAATSGDLTCRVCAQEFGGTEVLLEHLKSHAGKPTGNMKEKKHKCDHCERHFYTRKDVRRHMVVHTGCKDFLCQFCAQRFGRKDHLTRHTRKTHPQELLKSRLQNGDSVGLLDQLFSYRLKEDASMLSPLPERVPVPNGIVNSSETEEYNCSHLHSQSSLQTALPLESSPHLQRIGCADSIPAVPPTPCSAAVPVNLNLHQPNKYDLSSTSFATGSLKNLPIKVDVKGYNVHLLEDLPLPEPQSLLKISMEEASSGPVGDTNKYPVHKETEAAAETASLPFMDLTHVMGFWQLPPGDNQNTIGDITMAFGSEEPSHRLNGLGQQQGLQLAAGGMAINQLHHLPRSFPSTTNSVTLPHFHHAFK; encoded by the exons GGTGTGAGGATTGCGGTAAAAGCCTTATAGGAGAATGCAAACTCCACGGACCACTCATCAGGGCTAAAGATAGGGTTATTCCCAGCCGGGCCCGCCTCACCCTACCTCACTACCTCACTTTGCGAGTCTTGGAGCTGAGAGCTGGAAACCAGCAGA tccTTGGTGTATTTGCAAAGAAAGTAATACAGAAGAGAACACAATTTGGCCCTTATGTTGGTCAACTGTCTACAAAACTGACGTGCTATGATGAGAGCAGATTAGTCCTGCAG GTGTTGAAAGATGGAGGGAAGTACTTTCTGGACACTCCCAATGAGGACTGTGGAAACTGGATGATGTTTGTCCGGCTAGCCCGGAACCAAGAAGAACAGACTCTTGTGGCTTATCAGCACTGTGGAGAAGTCTACTTCACAACAGTCAAG TCAATTGAACCCCACACAGAATTGAAAGTATGGTATGCTGCCGATTATGCCAAATTTATGGAAGCTTCTGCAGTCTTCATTAAAGAAGAATCAGATGTCTCTCCTTTGCCTCCAGTAGCA AAAGAGCCTGTAGACTCTTGGATATGCTCCAGCTGTGGAAGCACTtttgcaacttttgctctgctGGAATCTCACCAGTGCATCCATAAGGACCGAGTCCTTCCTACGAGGTTCAGACCACCAAATAAATTGGGacctgtaaaaacaaaaaacaaactcaaagGGAAACTGAGAGGAGCGTCATTAGGCAAAAGCATTACTCAATGCTTTGGGACCATTTCCTGTTCCTCTGCTGCAAAGTTCAGTTGTGCCAGCTCAGGAAGCACTTGTGGTGCTCTTGTAAGGTTTATTCCTAAATGGAGAAATGGTCGGTCTTCACTGctgaagggaaaagaagtgAAGCAGCCAGATAGTTTTCCCTGCCGACTCTGCGGGAAGATTTTTGATTCCATTGACAAGCTCACGGTCCACACTTATGCGCACAAAGGGGAGCGTCCCTACAAGTGTTCACAGCACGGATGCACAAAAGCCttcatttcaaaatataaacTGCTCAG gCACTCGGCCACTCATTCTCCACAGAAATCTCACCAGTGTGGCTACTGTGAAAAGACCTTTCACAGGAAGGACCATCTAAAGAATCACCTTCAGACTCATGACCCCAACAAGATGGCCTTCAAGTGTGAGGAGTGTGGCAAGAAGTACAACACCAAGCTAGGCTACAAGAGGCACTTGGCTCTTCATGCTGCCACCAGCGGGGACCTCACCTGTAGGGTTTGTGCCCAAGAGTTTGGTGGTACTGAGGTTCTGTTGGAACACCTCAAAAGTCATGCAGGGAAGCCGACTGGCaacatgaaggaaaagaaacataaGTGTGACCACTGTGAGCGTCACTTCTATACCCGCAAAGATGTGCGACGTCACATGGTGGTTCACACAGGCTGCAAAGACTTCCTGTGCCAGTTCTGTGCCCAGAGGTTCGGGAGGAAGGACCACTTGACACGCCATACTAGGAAGACTCATCCTCAAGAACTGCTGAAGAGCAGGTTGCAGAATGGTGACTCAGTGGGTCTCCTTGACCAGCTCTTTTCATACAGACTGAAGGAAGATGCCAGCATGCTGTCCCCTCTTCCTGAAAGGGTCCCTGTGCCAAATGGGATTGTGAATAGTTCAGAAACAGAGGAATACAACTGTTCACATCTTCATTCCCAGTCAAGCTTACAAACTGCTCTTCCTCTTGAGTCTTCTCCTCACTTGCAAAGGATTGGCTGTGCAGACAGCATCCCGGCTGTCCCTCCCACACCATGTTCAGCAGCTGTCCCTGTCAACCTGAACCTTCATCAGCCTAACAAATACGACCTTAGTTCTACCTCATTTGCCACAGGATCCCTCAAGAATCTACCGATAAAAGTGGATGTTAAAGGTTACAATGTGCATCTTCTTGAGGACCTGCCGTTACCAGAACCTCAGTCTCTCCTCAAAATCAGTATGGAAGAAGCTTCCTCAGGGCCTGTAGGGGATACTAACAAGTACCCAGTGCACAAAGagacagaggcagcagctgaaacTGCGAGCCTGCCTTTCATGGATCTCACTCATGTGATGGGCTTCTGGCAGCTCCCACCAGGTGACAACCAGAACACTATTGGGGACATCACAATGGCGTTTGGCTCAGAGGAACCATCACACAGGCTGAATGGCCTTGGCCAACAGCAAGGTCTTCAGCTAGCAGCTGGTGGGATGGCCATAAACCAGCTGCACCATCTTCCTCGCTCCTTTCCATCCACTACAAATTCTGTAACATTGCCTCACTTTCACCATGCCTTCAAGTAA